One genomic window of Candidatus Pseudobacter hemicellulosilyticus includes the following:
- a CDS encoding TonB-dependent receptor: MVRSLALLMGCLLLSFCLVAQERWGSIQGAVLTSDRKPASNVSVLIKDARQGTATDNYGHFEFARLKPGSYTILVSLLGYEPLEQVVQVAAGQVASTEFELKLSSSELAVVIVTAGKNKFLVKKSATVAKMPLSNLENPQAYSSVSKELIKEQMTIDFSNLVKNAPGVFKVSANRGINTDGATYYSLRGFRTEVSMVDGVPTQTNGEIDPANVEKVELLRGPSAALYGGAVTAFGGVINLITRKPQEKFGGEVSYLTGSFNLNRATADVYGPLNKEGNLLGRVNIAYQQQNSWQDAGFRKSFFVAPALEYRVNERLKINFNAELYTSEFTTPSAIFLNRTRAFVATSPDELHFNFKRSYTNNDLTMKNPTANMRAQFEYKMSGQWTSQTIISSNNRESKGYYQYQFIRKATDDTLERNISYQNTMNANLDVQQNFVGDFRIGKFRNRLLVGLDYLNQKIKNDNSPYIVFDLVDALNPKDPNYSKVNRAAVDARLAASTAKGVRNSTGTNIYSAYAADVFNVTDNLSAMLSLRVDRFESRGTYDFATDTVVANTKYGQTALSPKLGIVYQVIKDRISVFANYMNGFSNLAPVVQPLGDISGVMKPMQANQWETGIKLDLFNGKLNMTVSYYEIEVDKLIRDEQIERDNNTYNIKVQDGTQFSKGFEVEVIANPFSGLNLVAGYSHNNSKLTKSAVKATQDRRPPGAGPADLGNLWISYGFPKGKLKGLGAGFGGNYVGDFMTANSAVTGVFTIPSYTLLNATVFYETKAFRFGVKVDNLTDELYFAGQGVLAPQMPRALIANVTMKF; encoded by the coding sequence ATGGTAAGATCTTTAGCACTCCTGATGGGGTGCCTTTTGTTGTCGTTTTGTTTAGTGGCCCAGGAAAGATGGGGCAGTATCCAGGGCGCAGTGCTTACATCAGACAGGAAGCCGGCTTCCAATGTTAGCGTTCTGATAAAAGACGCCAGACAAGGTACTGCAACCGACAATTACGGTCATTTTGAATTTGCCAGGCTAAAACCCGGTAGTTATACAATCCTTGTTTCCCTGCTTGGCTATGAGCCCCTGGAGCAGGTAGTACAGGTGGCAGCCGGACAGGTGGCTTCAACGGAATTTGAGCTGAAACTGAGCAGTTCAGAGCTGGCGGTTGTGATCGTTACGGCAGGTAAGAATAAATTCCTGGTGAAGAAAAGCGCTACAGTTGCCAAAATGCCGCTGAGCAATCTTGAAAATCCACAAGCTTATAGTAGTGTTTCCAAAGAGCTGATCAAGGAACAGATGACCATAGATTTCAGCAACCTGGTGAAAAATGCGCCCGGCGTTTTTAAAGTGTCGGCTAACCGTGGTATCAATACGGATGGCGCTACTTATTATAGTCTCCGTGGTTTCAGAACTGAGGTGTCGATGGTGGATGGCGTGCCTACCCAGACGAACGGAGAGATCGATCCGGCGAATGTTGAGAAAGTTGAATTGCTGCGCGGACCGTCGGCTGCCCTTTATGGCGGTGCTGTAACGGCATTTGGCGGGGTGATCAACCTCATTACCCGGAAACCGCAGGAAAAGTTCGGCGGCGAGGTATCCTATCTTACCGGCAGCTTTAACCTCAACAGGGCCACTGCGGATGTGTATGGGCCGCTTAATAAGGAAGGCAATCTGCTGGGGCGTGTAAATATTGCGTATCAGCAGCAGAACAGCTGGCAGGATGCCGGTTTCAGGAAGTCTTTCTTCGTTGCGCCAGCCCTGGAGTACCGTGTCAATGAAAGGCTGAAGATCAATTTCAATGCTGAATTGTATACTTCTGAATTTACTACCCCTTCTGCCATATTCCTGAACAGGACGCGTGCATTTGTAGCTACCAGCCCGGATGAGCTGCATTTCAACTTCAAAAGATCTTATACCAACAATGATCTTACTATGAAGAACCCGACCGCCAATATGCGGGCCCAGTTCGAGTACAAAATGTCCGGGCAATGGACTTCCCAGACCATTATCTCCAGCAATAACAGGGAGTCAAAAGGTTACTACCAGTACCAGTTCATACGTAAAGCCACAGATGATACGCTTGAAAGGAATATCTCTTATCAGAACACTATGAACGCCAACCTGGATGTTCAGCAGAATTTCGTGGGAGATTTCAGGATCGGTAAATTCCGTAACAGGCTGCTGGTTGGACTGGATTATCTTAACCAGAAAATAAAAAATGATAATTCGCCCTACATTGTATTCGATCTGGTTGATGCGCTGAATCCCAAAGATCCCAATTATTCAAAGGTCAACCGCGCTGCGGTAGATGCGAGACTGGCCGCCAGCACAGCAAAAGGAGTAAGGAATAGCACCGGAACAAATATTTACAGTGCGTACGCAGCGGACGTGTTCAATGTCACGGATAACTTATCTGCAATGCTGAGCCTTCGGGTAGACCGGTTTGAGAGCAGGGGAACTTATGACTTTGCCACTGACACTGTGGTCGCTAATACAAAGTATGGGCAAACGGCCCTGTCGCCCAAACTTGGGATCGTGTACCAGGTGATCAAAGATCGGATCTCTGTGTTTGCCAATTATATGAATGGATTTTCCAACCTGGCTCCTGTAGTGCAGCCGCTGGGTGATATTTCCGGTGTGATGAAGCCCATGCAGGCCAACCAGTGGGAAACAGGCATCAAACTGGATCTGTTCAACGGAAAGCTTAATATGACTGTCAGCTACTATGAAATAGAAGTGGACAAACTGATCCGGGATGAGCAGATTGAGCGGGACAATAATACGTACAACATCAAGGTGCAGGATGGCACTCAGTTCAGCAAAGGGTTTGAAGTGGAGGTGATTGCCAATCCCTTCAGTGGTCTTAACCTGGTGGCGGGTTACTCCCACAATAACAGCAAGCTGACAAAATCCGCCGTAAAAGCCACTCAGGACAGGCGGCCACCCGGGGCTGGTCCTGCTGATCTGGGTAACCTGTGGATCAGCTATGGTTTCCCCAAAGGAAAGCTGAAAGGACTGGGCGCCGGTTTCGGTGGCAATTATGTTGGTGATTTCATGACAGCCAACTCGGCAGTGACCGGCGTTTTCACAATTCCCAGCTACACTTTGCTGAACGCAACGGTCTTCTATGAGACCAAAGCATTCCGGTTCGGTGTAAAAGTGGATAACCTGACAGATGAGCTGTATTTTGCAGGACAGGGCGTACTGGCCCCACAAATGCCAAGGGCGCTGATCGCCAATGTAACGATGAAGTTTTAA
- a CDS encoding DUF4954 family protein, with protein MNQIRKSPLQTLGYHFIPAEYLPAGKDEYHIRHQQSNNQIHYRHLTAWEIEMLVRNRNTSDDWNNLLVSDAFNPELVQNCKFYGLVRIGKLESVYLEFHNLRRPVGLYNSTVISCDFGDNIVVDNVNYISHYITGNDVMLVNINEIATTDHAKFGNGILKDGESENIRIWLEACNENGGRSIIPFDGMLPGDAYLWTRFRDDDQFQQKLKDFTQARFDTRRGYYGTIGDRTVIKNCRIVKDVNIGSDAYLKGANKIKNVTINSSAKAKSQVGEGCELVNGIVDYGCRLFYGVKAVRFFMASHSQLKYGARLINSYLGNNSTISCCEVLNSLIFPGHEQHHNNSFLCAALVQGQSNMAAGATIGSNHNSRSPDGELIAGRGFWPGLCVSLKHNSQFASFSILAKGDYPAELNIPIPFALTSNDVTNNRLLVMPAYWFLYNMYALARNAWKYGDRDKRTQKIQLLENNYLAPDTINEIVHSLELMQELTGKAWLRHQQQERKRASREELMAIGKQLLDSQDPILQELEIQAEGFENNRRPVVLLKVPAAYQIFRELITYYAVQQLIVQADTYEWKTLEQVRAAVPTRLSLDTWTNVGGQLIRQVAIEKLIQKIHTGRVKSWEQVHAFYTEQADAYAQEKFQHAAAALQAVHGIHLRKAGADSIKSLLDQSLQTREWMVKGIYEARAKDYKNPFRKMVYESTAAMNKVTGKLEQNAFIKQEKEGLETFRKTIASLSRKWAGK; from the coding sequence ATGAACCAGATCAGGAAAAGCCCGCTGCAAACATTAGGTTATCATTTTATCCCGGCTGAATACCTGCCGGCCGGCAAGGACGAATACCATATCCGTCACCAACAGAGCAATAACCAGATCCACTACCGCCACCTCACGGCCTGGGAAATTGAAATGCTGGTGCGTAACAGGAATACATCGGACGACTGGAACAATCTCCTCGTCTCCGATGCCTTCAATCCCGAGCTGGTCCAGAACTGCAAGTTCTACGGACTGGTGCGGATTGGCAAACTGGAATCCGTTTACCTGGAATTCCATAACCTGCGCCGCCCTGTTGGCCTCTATAACAGTACAGTGATCAGCTGCGATTTTGGCGACAATATCGTAGTGGACAACGTGAACTATATCTCCCACTATATCACCGGCAACGATGTGATGCTGGTGAACATCAATGAGATTGCCACCACCGACCATGCCAAATTCGGCAATGGCATTCTCAAGGATGGAGAATCAGAAAATATCCGCATCTGGCTGGAAGCCTGTAATGAGAACGGCGGCCGCAGCATCATCCCTTTTGATGGCATGCTGCCCGGCGACGCCTATCTCTGGACCCGCTTCCGGGACGACGACCAGTTCCAGCAGAAGCTCAAGGATTTTACCCAGGCCCGCTTTGATACCCGCCGTGGTTACTATGGCACCATCGGCGACCGGACCGTGATCAAGAACTGCCGCATTGTAAAGGATGTCAATATTGGATCGGACGCCTATCTCAAAGGCGCCAACAAGATCAAGAATGTGACCATCAATTCCAGTGCGAAGGCTAAATCGCAGGTGGGCGAAGGCTGCGAGCTGGTGAACGGCATTGTGGATTATGGCTGCCGGTTATTCTATGGCGTGAAAGCGGTACGTTTTTTCATGGCCTCACATTCCCAGTTGAAATACGGTGCGCGCCTGATCAACTCTTACCTGGGCAATAATTCCACCATCTCCTGCTGCGAAGTACTGAACTCCCTGATCTTCCCGGGACATGAGCAGCACCACAACAACTCTTTCCTCTGCGCGGCCCTGGTACAGGGGCAAAGCAATATGGCTGCCGGCGCCACCATTGGCAGCAACCACAATTCCCGTAGCCCGGACGGGGAACTGATTGCCGGCAGGGGTTTCTGGCCCGGCCTCTGTGTCAGCCTGAAACATAACTCGCAGTTTGCCAGTTTCTCTATCCTGGCCAAGGGCGATTATCCCGCAGAGCTGAATATCCCTATCCCCTTTGCACTCACCAGCAACGATGTCACCAACAACCGCCTGCTGGTAATGCCCGCCTACTGGTTCCTCTATAATATGTATGCCCTGGCCCGCAATGCCTGGAAATACGGCGACCGCGACAAGCGTACGCAGAAGATCCAGCTGCTGGAAAACAATTACCTGGCCCCCGATACCATCAATGAGATCGTCCACTCCCTGGAGCTGATGCAGGAGCTGACCGGCAAAGCCTGGCTGCGTCATCAGCAGCAGGAGCGCAAACGCGCCAGCCGCGAAGAGCTGATGGCCATTGGCAAACAACTGCTGGACAGCCAGGATCCCATTCTCCAGGAGCTGGAGATCCAGGCTGAAGGATTTGAGAACAATCGCCGCCCGGTAGTCCTGCTCAAAGTACCTGCCGCTTACCAGATCTTCCGGGAGCTGATCACCTACTATGCCGTGCAACAGCTGATAGTGCAGGCCGACACCTACGAATGGAAAACACTGGAGCAGGTAAGGGCAGCCGTGCCCACCCGCCTGTCACTGGACACCTGGACTAATGTGGGTGGCCAGCTGATCCGCCAGGTGGCTATTGAAAAGCTGATCCAGAAAATACATACCGGCCGGGTAAAAAGCTGGGAACAGGTCCATGCATTTTATACGGAGCAGGCTGACGCCTATGCACAGGAAAAATTCCAGCATGCCGCTGCCGCCCTGCAGGCCGTACATGGTATTCACCTGCGCAAGGCAGGTGCAGACAGCATCAAAAGCCTGCTGGACCAGAGCCTGCAGACCCGCGAATGGATGGTAAAAGGCATCTATGAGGCCCGCGCCAAGGATTATAAGAATCCTTTCCGCAAAATGGTCTATGAAAGCACTGCTGCTATGAACAAAGTGACCGGCAAACTGGAGCAGAATGCCTTTATCAAACAGGAAAAAGAAGGGTTGGAAACCTTTCGTAAGACCATCGCCAGCCTGAGCAGGAAATGGGCCGGTAAGTAA
- the glmS gene encoding glutamine--fructose-6-phosphate transaminase (isomerizing): MCGIVAYIGPKEAYPVILKGLKRLEYRGYDSAGVALLNHGLKVYKKKGKVADLEESLVGKDLHAHAGIGHTRWATHGEPSDRNAHPHTSANGKLAMIHNGIIENYSQLKNELLKKGYSFSSDTDTEVLLKFIEDIQEHNEGSLEEAVRIALKRVVGAYVIVLIDQDNPDTLIAARKGSPLVIGIGKGEHFLASDASPIIEYTKEVVYVNDYELAIIRPDELILKNLGNEKVTPFITKLDLELAAIEKGGYDHFMLKEIFEQPHTIFDCLRGRLDAAAGTITMAGVQNNIDQIKNASRIIIIACGTSWHAALLAEYIIEETCRIPVEVEYASEFRYRNPIVNKGDVIIAVSQSGETADTLVAIERAKEQGALIFGVVNVVGSSIARISNAGAYTHAGPEIGVASTKAFTAQLVVLTLIALKIAYEKQTIDSKRFMHLLNELQDIPEKVQTTLQTAEHVKALAEKYKDARDFLYLGRGYNFPVALEGALKLKEISYIHAEGYPAAEMKHGPIALVDEQLPVVFVATKDSYHEKIISNIQEIKARKGKVIAVISEGDETITALADDVIVVPAADELVAPVLSTIPLQLLAYYIGIAKDLDVDKPRNLAKSVTVE; encoded by the coding sequence ATGTGCGGCATTGTAGCTTATATCGGCCCTAAGGAAGCCTATCCCGTTATCCTGAAAGGATTGAAACGTCTTGAATACCGTGGTTATGACAGCGCCGGCGTAGCGTTGCTCAATCATGGACTGAAAGTGTATAAGAAGAAAGGTAAGGTGGCCGACCTGGAAGAAAGCCTGGTAGGCAAAGACCTCCACGCCCATGCCGGCATTGGCCATACCCGTTGGGCCACGCATGGTGAACCCAGTGATCGCAACGCACACCCCCATACCTCCGCCAACGGCAAGCTGGCTATGATCCACAACGGCATCATTGAGAACTACAGCCAGCTCAAAAATGAACTGCTGAAAAAAGGATACTCCTTCAGCAGCGATACAGATACCGAAGTACTGCTGAAATTCATTGAAGATATCCAGGAGCATAATGAAGGCAGCCTGGAAGAGGCCGTCCGCATTGCGCTCAAACGCGTGGTAGGCGCCTATGTGATTGTATTGATTGACCAGGACAACCCGGATACGCTGATCGCCGCCCGCAAAGGCAGCCCCCTGGTGATCGGCATTGGTAAAGGCGAACATTTCCTGGCCTCTGACGCCTCACCCATTATTGAATACACCAAAGAAGTAGTGTATGTGAACGATTATGAGCTGGCCATCATCCGTCCCGATGAGCTGATCCTCAAAAACCTGGGCAACGAAAAAGTAACGCCCTTTATCACCAAGCTGGACCTGGAACTGGCCGCCATTGAAAAAGGCGGGTACGACCATTTCATGCTGAAGGAAATATTTGAACAGCCCCATACCATCTTTGACTGTCTCCGTGGCCGCCTGGACGCCGCCGCCGGCACCATCACCATGGCCGGGGTACAGAACAATATTGACCAGATCAAAAATGCCAGCAGGATCATCATCATTGCCTGTGGCACCAGCTGGCATGCAGCTTTGCTGGCTGAATATATTATTGAGGAAACCTGTCGCATCCCTGTAGAAGTGGAATACGCTTCCGAGTTCCGCTACCGCAACCCCATCGTCAACAAAGGCGATGTGATCATTGCCGTATCGCAGAGCGGGGAAACAGCCGATACCCTCGTAGCCATTGAAAGGGCCAAAGAACAGGGCGCCCTGATCTTCGGCGTAGTGAACGTTGTTGGTTCGTCCATAGCCCGTATTTCCAATGCCGGCGCTTATACGCATGCCGGTCCTGAGATCGGCGTGGCTAGCACCAAGGCCTTCACCGCACAGCTGGTAGTACTCACGCTGATAGCCCTGAAGATTGCCTACGAGAAACAGACCATCGACAGCAAGCGTTTCATGCACCTGCTGAATGAACTGCAGGATATCCCGGAAAAAGTGCAGACCACCCTGCAGACGGCGGAGCATGTAAAAGCGCTGGCTGAAAAATACAAAGACGCCCGCGATTTCCTTTACCTGGGCCGCGGGTACAATTTCCCTGTAGCGCTGGAAGGAGCCCTCAAACTGAAAGAGATCTCCTATATCCACGCCGAAGGGTATCCCGCTGCTGAAATGAAACATGGCCCTATCGCCCTGGTAGATGAGCAACTGCCCGTGGTATTTGTGGCTACCAAAGATTCCTACCACGAAAAGATCATCAGCAATATCCAGGAGATCAAAGCCCGCAAAGGAAAAGTGATTGCCGTGATCTCCGAAGGAGATGAAACCATCACCGCCCTGGCGGACGATGTCATTGTAGTACCGGCAGCCGATGAACTGGTAGCACCTGTACTGAGTACTATCCCCTTACAATTACTGGCCTACTATATCGGCATCGCCAAGGACCTGGATGTGGACAAACCCCGGAACCTGGCCAAAAGCGTTACGGTAGAATAA
- a CDS encoding prolyl oligopeptidase family serine peptidase — translation MKTYLLLLLAAIPVTMQAQTGASALSIEKIMADPQWIGTSPSAPYWSADGQTLYFQWNPEKAPADSLYSLTLKNTTPGKTTAAQRQHIVSAASIRYNNNRSQYVFSQQGDIYLTQTASGQTRRITQTTEAEGNPVFAFGDSRIVFSRGNNLFSWDISSGQLSQLTSFLSGNAPATPAPTAVKQPTAESRLQQDALNNSFILTQRKEKRELADSMEKANPPLKELRSIYLQDKSLSGVSISPDGRFISYRLSKSATGVKNTIVPNYVTASGFTEDIPARSKVGSPQGSQELFVFDTKTDTVYRILTDSIPGIRDLPAYLKDYPEVYAARSKQPALRDVSFQPVSWSPQGNYALLDLRAQDNKDRWLLLLEPATGRQTLLDRQHDEAWIGGPGIYNLGWINEQECWFQSEVSGYSHLYTMNVQTRVSKALTSGNYEVQSARLSNNKKYFYLTTNQVHPGEQHFYRLSITDKKLEQLTTMTGASQVSLSPDEKTLSFLYSYSNKPWELYLQDNKPGARPRQITRLAASPAFSAYAWRDPELIRFTARDGAIVYARLYRADGHDSLEARSGADHTLQADPTRHATTGSRHHSGKAVIFVHGAGYLQNAHRWWSSYFREYMFHNLLADQGYTVLDIDYRGSAGYGRNWRTGIYRHMGGKDLTDQVDGARYLVDSLGVDPGSIGIYGGSYGGFITLMALFTQPGVFKAGAALRSVTDWAHYNHGYTSNILNEPQTDSIAYRRSSPIHFAEGLKDNLLMCHGMVDVNVHFQDIVRLSQRLIELGKDNWELAVYPVEDHGFVEPSSWTDEYKRIYRLFEEQLKK, via the coding sequence ATGAAAACCTACCTACTCCTGTTGCTGGCGGCCATCCCGGTAACAATGCAGGCCCAGACCGGGGCCAGCGCACTCAGTATTGAAAAGATCATGGCTGATCCGCAATGGATCGGGACCTCGCCTTCCGCCCCTTACTGGAGCGCCGACGGGCAGACCCTCTATTTCCAGTGGAACCCGGAAAAAGCACCCGCCGATTCACTGTACAGCCTCACGCTGAAAAATACAACGCCGGGCAAAACCACGGCCGCACAGCGCCAGCATATTGTTTCCGCGGCTTCCATCCGCTACAACAATAACCGGAGCCAGTATGTGTTCAGCCAGCAGGGAGATATTTACCTCACCCAAACGGCCTCCGGGCAAACCCGCCGGATCACGCAGACCACAGAAGCAGAAGGCAATCCCGTATTTGCCTTTGGCGATAGCCGCATCGTTTTTTCCCGGGGCAACAATCTTTTTTCCTGGGACATCAGCAGCGGGCAGCTCAGCCAGCTGACCAGTTTCCTGTCCGGCAATGCACCCGCCACTCCTGCACCCACTGCCGTTAAGCAGCCCACCGCAGAAAGCAGGTTGCAACAGGATGCCCTGAACAATTCCTTTATTCTCACCCAGCGAAAGGAGAAAAGAGAATTGGCTGATTCCATGGAAAAAGCCAACCCTCCCCTAAAAGAATTGCGCAGCATCTACCTGCAGGATAAAAGTCTGTCCGGGGTCAGCATCAGCCCCGATGGCCGTTTCATCAGCTACCGCCTCAGCAAGTCCGCCACAGGCGTTAAGAATACCATTGTCCCCAATTATGTAACCGCCAGCGGTTTTACAGAAGATATCCCGGCACGCAGCAAGGTTGGTTCTCCACAGGGCAGCCAGGAACTCTTTGTCTTCGATACAAAAACTGATACCGTGTACAGGATATTGACGGACTCCATTCCCGGTATCCGCGATCTGCCCGCTTACCTGAAAGATTATCCCGAAGTATATGCCGCCAGAAGCAAACAGCCTGCGCTCCGGGATGTCAGCTTTCAACCGGTGAGCTGGTCGCCCCAGGGCAACTACGCCCTGCTGGACCTGCGCGCCCAGGACAATAAGGATCGCTGGCTCCTGTTGCTTGAACCTGCTACCGGCAGGCAGACCCTGCTGGACCGCCAGCATGACGAAGCCTGGATTGGCGGCCCCGGCATCTATAACCTGGGCTGGATCAATGAGCAGGAATGCTGGTTCCAGTCGGAAGTCAGCGGTTACTCGCACCTCTATACCATGAACGTACAGACCAGGGTATCCAAAGCCCTGACCAGCGGGAACTATGAGGTGCAGTCGGCCCGCCTCTCCAACAACAAAAAATATTTTTACCTCACCACCAACCAGGTACATCCGGGCGAGCAGCATTTCTACCGTTTATCTATAACCGATAAAAAACTGGAGCAGCTCACTACCATGACCGGCGCCAGCCAGGTGAGCCTGTCGCCCGATGAAAAGACCCTGTCCTTCCTCTATTCCTACAGCAACAAACCCTGGGAACTATACCTGCAGGACAACAAACCCGGCGCCCGGCCCCGGCAGATCACCAGGCTGGCTGCCTCCCCCGCTTTTTCCGCCTATGCCTGGCGTGATCCTGAGCTGATCCGCTTTACAGCCCGCGATGGCGCCATCGTTTACGCCCGGCTCTACCGTGCTGACGGCCACGATAGCCTGGAAGCCCGCTCCGGCGCAGATCATACGCTCCAGGCAGATCCCACCCGGCATGCCACAACAGGCTCCCGCCACCACAGCGGCAAAGCCGTCATCTTTGTACATGGTGCCGGCTATCTCCAGAACGCCCACCGCTGGTGGAGCAGCTATTTCCGGGAGTATATGTTCCATAACCTGCTGGCAGATCAGGGCTATACCGTGCTGGACATTGACTACAGGGGCAGCGCAGGCTATGGCCGCAACTGGCGCACCGGCATCTACCGGCATATGGGTGGCAAAGACCTGACCGATCAGGTGGACGGCGCCCGCTACCTCGTGGATTCACTGGGCGTTGATCCCGGCAGCATCGGCATCTATGGCGGCTCCTATGGCGGCTTCATTACCCTCATGGCCCTGTTCACCCAGCCTGGTGTTTTCAAGGCAGGGGCAGCCCTGCGCTCTGTGACCGACTGGGCCCATTACAACCATGGCTATACTTCCAATATTCTGAATGAACCGCAGACCGACAGCATCGCCTATCGCCGCAGCTCGCCCATACATTTTGCCGAAGGGCTGAAGGACAATCTCCTGATGTGTCATGGCATGGTGGATGTCAATGTACATTTCCAGGATATTGTCCGCCTCTCGCAGCGGCTCATTGAGCTGGGAAAGGATAACTGGGAACTGGCCGTTTACCCGGTGGAAGACCATGGCTTTGTTGAACCCTCCAGCTGGACCGACGAATACAAAAGGATCTACCGGCTGTTTGAGGAGCAGCTGAAAAAATGA
- the mgtE gene encoding magnesium transporter, with translation MSAELDIDTLREQFLELVRKDDLLQVREFLNDQNISDVAELIGEEPDYGHQIVAHMSIHRAASVFKILDLAEQKDIIQELPPFKTAELLNELPADDRTAFLEELHGEVVKELVKLLNPDERRITLSLLGYPEGSVGRLMTPDYIAVQVDWTMQEVLEHIREVGKDSETIDVIYVVNDKGEFVDDMRIREILLSNPDRQVGDIIDNRYITLNVNDDQEVANQTFRMNNRTALPVVDDKNILLGIVTIDDVLWVANEEFSEDMQKFGGTEALNEPYLEIPLIKLFKKRVIWLVVLFLGEMLTATAMGYFEDEIAKAVVLALFVPLIISSGGNSGSQASTLIIQAMAVGEITIHDWWLVLRREIISGLLLGVVLGLIGFFRVIFWNTIFHTYGDHSVQIGLTVGLSLIGVVVWGTISGSMLPIILKKLGADPATSSAPFVATLVDVTGLVIYFSMAYLILSGILL, from the coding sequence ATGAGCGCGGAGCTGGATATCGATACCCTGCGGGAGCAATTCCTGGAACTGGTGCGTAAGGACGACTTACTGCAGGTCCGGGAGTTCCTGAACGACCAGAATATCAGCGATGTGGCCGAGCTCATCGGTGAAGAGCCTGACTATGGACACCAGATCGTTGCCCATATGAGCATTCACCGCGCCGCCAGCGTTTTCAAGATCCTTGACCTGGCCGAACAGAAAGATATTATCCAGGAACTTCCCCCTTTCAAAACCGCCGAGCTGCTCAATGAACTGCCCGCGGATGACCGCACGGCCTTCCTGGAAGAGCTGCACGGTGAAGTGGTGAAAGAACTGGTGAAACTGCTCAACCCGGACGAAAGAAGGATCACCCTCTCCCTGCTCGGCTACCCCGAAGGCAGCGTGGGCAGGCTGATGACCCCGGATTATATTGCGGTCCAGGTAGACTGGACCATGCAGGAAGTGCTGGAACATATCCGGGAAGTAGGCAAGGACAGTGAGACCATTGACGTGATCTACGTGGTGAACGACAAAGGCGAATTTGTAGATGACATGCGGATCCGCGAGATCCTGCTCTCCAACCCCGATAGACAGGTAGGCGATATCATTGACAACCGCTATATCACGCTCAACGTAAATGACGACCAGGAAGTAGCCAACCAGACCTTCAGGATGAATAACCGCACGGCCCTGCCCGTGGTAGATGATAAAAATATCCTGCTCGGCATTGTCACCATCGACGATGTACTCTGGGTGGCCAATGAAGAATTCAGTGAGGACATGCAGAAATTCGGTGGTACGGAAGCCCTCAACGAACCCTACCTGGAGATCCCCCTCATCAAGCTCTTCAAGAAAAGGGTGATCTGGCTGGTAGTGCTCTTCCTCGGTGAAATGCTCACTGCTACGGCAATGGGTTATTTTGAGGATGAGATCGCCAAAGCCGTGGTGCTGGCCCTCTTTGTGCCCCTTATCATTTCCAGCGGCGGCAACAGCGGCTCACAGGCTTCCACCCTGATCATCCAGGCCATGGCCGTAGGTGAGATCACTATACACGACTGGTGGCTGGTACTGCGCCGGGAGATCATATCAGGGCTCCTGCTGGGCGTAGTGCTGGGCCTGATCGGCTTTTTCCGCGTCATCTTCTGGAATACCATCTTCCATACATATGGGGATCACAGCGTGCAGATCGGCCTCACCGTAGGCCTGTCCCTGATCGGCGTAGTGGTCTGGGGTACTATCTCCGGCTCCATGCTGCCCATCATCCTCAAAAAATTAGGCGCTGACCCCGCCACTTCCTCTGCTCCTTTTGTGGCCACGCTGGTGGATGTCACCGGCCTCGTGATCTATTTTTCGATGGCCTATTTGATTTTGAGTGGTATTTTGCTGTAA
- a CDS encoding SET domain-containing protein: MILPSLFIAPSGEMGRGVYTAKKLPSGTVIEISPVIVLPPADRPVIDQTLLHDYIFEWGEAGQSCVALGYISMYNHSYASNCTYDMDYESQLMTITTVRAVKAGEELFINYNGDWNNEKPLWFEAR, from the coding sequence ATGATCCTTCCTTCTCTTTTTATTGCCCCTTCGGGAGAAATGGGGCGTGGCGTATATACGGCAAAAAAACTACCCTCGGGTACGGTGATCGAGATCTCACCAGTGATTGTGCTGCCGCCGGCGGATCGTCCCGTGATAGACCAAACGCTGCTGCATGATTATATATTTGAGTGGGGAGAGGCAGGACAATCCTGTGTGGCGCTGGGTTATATCTCTATGTACAATCATTCCTATGCTTCCAACTGCACCTATGATATGGACTATGAAAGCCAGCTCATGACCATCACTACGGTCCGGGCGGTGAAAGCCGGAGAGGAATTGTTCATTAATTATAACGGCGACTGGAACAATGAGAAGCCCTTATGGTTTGAAGCCAGGTAA